One Micromonospora sp. WMMD1120 genomic region harbors:
- a CDS encoding NAD(P)H-dependent oxidoreductase: MTRIGIILGSTRPGRNGEAVARWVLEIAKQRDDAEYELIDLLDYQLPHLDEAYPPSMGQYSQPHTKRWAETIASFDGFVMVTPEYNHSTSGALKNAIDFLYAEWNNKAVGFVSYGSVGGARAVEHLRLIAGELQMADVRSQVALSLFTDFENFSTFKPGPFQQDALNTTLDQLVAWSGALAPLRKA, translated from the coding sequence ATGACCAGGATCGGAATCATCCTCGGCAGCACCCGTCCGGGGCGTAACGGCGAGGCCGTCGCCCGCTGGGTGCTGGAGATCGCCAAGCAGCGCGACGACGCGGAGTACGAGCTGATCGACCTGCTCGACTACCAGCTGCCGCACCTCGACGAGGCGTACCCGCCCTCGATGGGCCAGTACTCCCAGCCGCACACCAAGCGGTGGGCCGAGACGATCGCCTCGTTCGACGGCTTCGTCATGGTCACGCCCGAGTACAACCACTCCACCTCCGGCGCGCTGAAGAACGCCATCGACTTCCTGTACGCCGAGTGGAACAACAAGGCCGTCGGCTTCGTCAGCTACGGCTCGGTGGGCGGCGCGCGTGCCGTGGAGCACCTGCGTCTGATCGCCGGTGAGCTGCAGATGGCCGACGTGCGGTCGCAGGTCGCGCTGTCGCTCTTCACCGACTTCGAGAACTTCAGCACCTTCAAGCCCGGCCCGTTCCAGCAGGACGCGCTGAACACCACCCTCGACCAGCTGGTCGCCTGGAGCGGCGCGCTCGCCCCGCTGCGCAAGGCCTGA
- a CDS encoding GNAT family N-acetyltransferase — translation MNAVFTRVDDRLGTFALRPLDPDADAALLHGWVTHPKAAFWLMQDADPARVREEYRRIAAHPHHDAYLGLWRGSPAFLAERYDPAHVELVGLYDHQPGDVGMHLLCAPVDAPVHGFTRAVIGTVMAWLFADPATARVVVEPDVRNTAVHALNAAVGFEVVGPITKPEKDALLSVCTRAQFQAAVGPATAARVEGAPA, via the coding sequence GTGAACGCCGTCTTCACCCGCGTCGACGACCGGCTCGGAACGTTCGCGCTGCGCCCGCTCGACCCGGACGCCGACGCGGCGCTGCTGCACGGCTGGGTGACCCACCCGAAGGCGGCGTTCTGGCTGATGCAGGACGCCGACCCGGCCCGGGTACGCGAGGAGTACCGGCGCATCGCCGCGCACCCGCACCACGACGCGTACCTCGGGCTGTGGCGGGGGAGCCCCGCCTTCCTCGCCGAACGCTACGACCCGGCCCACGTCGAGCTGGTCGGACTGTACGACCACCAGCCCGGCGACGTGGGCATGCACTTGCTCTGCGCGCCCGTCGACGCCCCGGTGCACGGGTTCACCCGGGCCGTGATCGGCACCGTCATGGCCTGGCTGTTCGCCGACCCGGCGACCGCGCGGGTGGTGGTCGAGCCGGACGTGCGCAACACCGCGGTCCACGCGCTGAACGCGGCCGTGGGCTTCGAGGTCGTCGGCCCGATCACCAAGCCGGAGAAGGACGCGTTGCTCAGCGTCTGCACCAGAGCGCAGTTCCAGGCCGCCGTCGGGCCTGCCACCGCCGCCCGAGTCGAAGGAGCCCCGGCGTGA
- a CDS encoding phosphotransferase yields the protein MIEASPTQRDITSADVRRLVHTSFGPQVRVRDTGALTGGGFATVWWALLDDGRRVVVKVAPPAGTPLLRYERGLCAAEADYFRLVAEHAPQVPVPTVLRHDADPAYGEWLVTTMLPGRSLADLAGTDVALDDAPARHDLGAALAVLHRITGERFGYDGDRAAGSTWRAAFTAMLDALLADAADWDVRLPFPPDRLHALVDRHADVLDEVRRPALLHFDCWDGNVLAAPDSDGRLRLSGLVDGERFLYGDPLLDLVSPLLFRRAEDEPEHPLLRGYRSAAAEPLLLDASARRRLGLYRLHLYLLMTVEMPSRGMTARSHPGRHARLAELLDQELAALGAD from the coding sequence GTGATCGAAGCCAGTCCGACCCAACGGGACATCACCAGCGCCGACGTGCGCCGTCTGGTCCACACATCGTTCGGGCCGCAGGTCCGGGTCCGCGACACCGGCGCACTGACCGGAGGTGGATTCGCCACCGTCTGGTGGGCGTTGCTCGACGACGGCCGCCGGGTGGTGGTGAAGGTCGCTCCCCCGGCCGGTACGCCACTGCTGCGCTACGAGCGCGGGCTCTGCGCGGCCGAGGCGGACTACTTCCGGCTCGTCGCCGAGCACGCGCCGCAGGTGCCGGTGCCGACGGTGCTGCGGCACGACGCCGACCCGGCGTACGGCGAATGGTTGGTCACCACGATGCTGCCCGGCCGGTCGCTGGCCGACCTGGCCGGGACGGACGTCGCGCTCGACGACGCCCCGGCGCGGCACGACCTCGGGGCTGCCCTGGCCGTCTTGCACCGGATCACCGGCGAACGGTTCGGCTACGACGGCGACCGGGCGGCCGGGTCGACCTGGCGGGCGGCGTTCACCGCGATGCTCGACGCGCTGCTCGCCGACGCGGCCGACTGGGACGTCCGGCTGCCCTTCCCGCCGGACCGTCTGCACGCGCTGGTGGATCGGCACGCCGACGTGCTGGACGAGGTGCGCCGCCCGGCGCTGCTGCACTTCGACTGCTGGGACGGCAACGTGCTGGCCGCGCCCGACTCCGACGGTCGGCTGCGGCTGTCCGGCCTGGTGGACGGTGAGCGGTTCCTCTACGGCGATCCGCTGCTGGATCTGGTCTCGCCGTTGCTGTTCCGCCGCGCCGAGGACGAGCCGGAGCATCCGTTGCTGCGCGGCTACCGCTCGGCGGCCGCCGAGCCGCTGCTGCTGGACGCCTCGGCCCGCCGCCGGTTGGGTCTGTACCGCCTGCACCTGTACCTGTTGATGACGGTGGAGATGCCGAGCCGTGGCATGACGGCGCGCAGCCACCCGGGGCGGCACGCCCGGCTGGCGGAGCTGCTGGACCAGGAGCTCGCCGCGCTCGGCGCGGACTGA
- a CDS encoding aspartate aminotransferase family protein — MTVPTYPVETTAPATASTAAAMAQLLHDGSVEQYRRTIADGVQRVARRVAAVDRPGTGITPAELAPLVDRVDLDRPLGDAGAALDELETVYLRDAVWFHHPRYLAHLNCPVAIPALLGEAVLTAVNSSLDTWDQSAGATLIERRLIDWTAERIGLGPLADGVFTSGGSQSNLQALLLAREEACVDAIGPAARAELLPRLRVLTSAAGHFSVQKSAKLLGLAPDAVVAVPTDARRRMDPDAVRAEIVRCRQAGLVVMAVVATAGTTDFGSIDPLDDLAGICAAAGVWLHVDAAYGCGLLVSPTRRHLLDGIERADSVTVDFHKSFFQPVSSSALLVRDRRTLRHATYHADYLNPARMVEQRIPNQVDKSLQTTRRFDALKLWLTLRVLGPDALGGLFDEVVDRAADAWRLVDEDPRFEVVTRSELSTVVFRYLPTGPARELADAANLHAREALAASGLAVVAGTRVDGRHFLKFTLLNPATTGDDVAYVLDLIATHAGRYVHDHTAALTCPVG, encoded by the coding sequence ATGACTGTGCCGACGTACCCGGTCGAGACCACCGCGCCGGCGACGGCGTCCACCGCCGCCGCCATGGCCCAGCTCCTGCACGACGGCTCGGTCGAGCAGTACCGCCGGACGATCGCCGACGGTGTGCAGCGGGTCGCCCGCCGGGTCGCCGCGGTGGACCGCCCCGGCACCGGCATCACCCCCGCCGAGCTGGCCCCGCTGGTCGACCGGGTGGACCTGGACCGCCCGCTCGGCGACGCGGGGGCGGCGCTGGACGAGTTGGAGACCGTCTACCTGCGCGACGCCGTCTGGTTCCATCACCCCCGCTACCTCGCCCACCTCAACTGCCCGGTGGCCATCCCGGCGCTGCTCGGCGAGGCGGTGCTCACCGCCGTCAACTCCTCGCTGGACACCTGGGACCAGAGCGCCGGGGCCACCCTCATCGAGCGGCGGCTGATCGACTGGACCGCCGAGCGGATCGGCCTCGGCCCCCTCGCGGACGGTGTCTTCACCAGCGGTGGCAGCCAGTCGAACCTCCAGGCGTTGCTGCTGGCCCGCGAGGAGGCCTGCGTCGACGCGATCGGCCCGGCGGCGCGCGCCGAACTGCTGCCCCGGCTGCGCGTGCTCACCTCGGCCGCCGGTCACTTCAGCGTGCAGAAGTCGGCGAAGCTGCTCGGCCTCGCCCCGGACGCGGTGGTCGCGGTGCCCACCGACGCGCGGCGGCGCATGGACCCGGACGCCGTCCGTGCGGAGATCGTCCGCTGTCGTCAGGCCGGGCTGGTGGTGATGGCCGTCGTCGCCACCGCCGGCACCACCGACTTCGGCTCGATCGACCCGCTGGACGACCTCGCGGGGATCTGCGCGGCGGCGGGCGTCTGGCTGCACGTGGACGCCGCGTACGGCTGCGGTCTGCTCGTCTCGCCGACGCGACGGCACCTGCTCGACGGCATCGAACGGGCCGACTCGGTGACCGTCGACTTCCACAAGTCGTTCTTCCAGCCGGTCAGCTCCAGCGCGCTGCTGGTCCGCGATCGACGGACGCTGCGGCACGCCACCTACCACGCCGACTACCTCAACCCGGCGCGGATGGTGGAGCAGCGCATCCCCAACCAGGTCGACAAGAGCCTGCAGACCACCCGACGCTTCGACGCGCTGAAGCTCTGGCTCACCCTGCGGGTACTGGGCCCGGACGCGCTCGGCGGGCTGTTCGACGAGGTCGTCGACCGGGCCGCCGACGCCTGGCGGCTGGTCGACGAGGACCCGCGCTTCGAGGTGGTGACGCGCTCCGAACTGAGCACCGTGGTCTTCCGCTACCTGCCCACCGGCCCCGCCCGGGAGCTCGCCGACGCGGCCAACCTGCACGCCCGGGAGGCCCTCGCGGCATCCGGTCTCGCCGTGGTAGCCGGGACCCGGGTGGACGGCCGGCACTTTCTCAAGTTCACGCTGCTCAACCCGGCCACCACCGGCGACGACGTCGCCTACGTGCTCGACCTGATCGCCACCCACGCCGGGCGGTACGTGCACGACCACACCGCCGCCCTGACCTGCCCCGTCGGCTGA
- a CDS encoding MarR family transcriptional regulator encodes MSNPSAATPEPLTPDEEALVRALGQVMYVLPRTIDADMVGDRQLPLTEYTALMNLSEAPDRRLRMHELAALCYLSLSGMTRTIIRLETQGLVKRERCEEDARGWNAVLTDAGFARLEESWPSHLAAVRRRFLQHFEGHDLARLAQAFRQAGAAQRND; translated from the coding sequence ATGTCCAACCCCTCCGCAGCCACTCCAGAACCCCTCACCCCGGACGAGGAGGCCCTGGTCCGCGCCCTCGGCCAGGTGATGTACGTGCTGCCCCGCACGATCGACGCGGACATGGTCGGTGACCGTCAGCTACCACTGACCGAGTACACCGCCCTGATGAACCTCTCCGAGGCGCCGGACCGACGGCTGCGCATGCACGAGCTCGCCGCGCTCTGTTACCTCTCGCTCAGCGGGATGACCCGCACGATCATCCGGCTGGAGACGCAGGGCCTGGTCAAGCGGGAACGCTGCGAGGAGGACGCCCGCGGCTGGAACGCCGTCCTCACCGACGCCGGTTTCGCCCGCCTGGAGGAGTCCTGGCCGAGCCACCTGGCCGCCGTACGCCGCCGGTTCCTCCAGCACTTCGAGGGTCACGACCTGGCCCGGCTGGCCCAGGCGTTCCGGCAGGCCGGCGCGGCACAGCGGAACGACTGA
- a CDS encoding IucA/IucC family siderophore biosynthesis protein, giving the protein MLVRKALAEFSHERLLTPEPMPGPDDRRWYEVRSDDGTVSYRFAARVLALQHWQIDADSITRHRDGVPLAPDAVDLITELRDSLGLSAQVLPVYLEEITSTLAGTAYKLAQAAPSAAELAAADFQTIETSMTEGHPCFVANNGRLGFGLDEYHRYAPEAAAPVRLEWLAAHRDHSVFSSAADLDYDTLIEGELDALTRARFAATMADLGLDLADYHLIPAHPWQWWNKLAVTFAGELAERRLVHLGPGPDVYLAQQSIRTFFNVSEPRRHYVKTALSVLNMGFMRGLSAAYMAATPAINDWLADLIAGDEVLTGTGLTVIRERAAVGYRHRRYEAATDRTSPYRKMLAALWRESPVPDLGPGRRLSTMAALLHVDADGESLAAALIARSGLTPEAWLRRYLDAYLTPLLHSFYAYDLAFMPHGENVILVLDESDTVERVIFKDIAEEIAVMSADVELPEAVERIRVEVPDDTKLLTIFTDVVDCFLRHLNAVLVEAGVIGADDLWRMAAACAADYFDRVPHLAERVRHYDLFAPEFTLSCLNRLQLRNNQQMVDLADPSAALQFVGTLTNPLAAHAPAR; this is encoded by the coding sequence TTGCTGGTCCGCAAGGCGCTCGCCGAGTTCAGCCACGAGCGGCTGCTCACCCCGGAGCCCATGCCGGGCCCCGACGACCGGCGGTGGTACGAGGTCCGCAGCGACGACGGCACCGTCAGCTACCGGTTCGCCGCGCGGGTGCTCGCCCTGCAGCACTGGCAGATCGACGCGGACAGCATCACCCGGCACCGCGACGGCGTCCCGCTCGCCCCGGACGCGGTGGACCTGATCACCGAGCTGCGCGACAGTCTCGGGCTCTCCGCGCAGGTGCTCCCGGTCTACCTGGAGGAGATCACCTCGACGCTGGCCGGAACGGCGTACAAGCTGGCCCAGGCGGCGCCGAGCGCCGCCGAGCTGGCCGCGGCGGACTTCCAGACCATCGAGACGTCGATGACCGAGGGCCACCCCTGCTTCGTGGCCAACAACGGTCGGCTCGGCTTCGGTCTGGACGAGTACCACAGGTACGCCCCGGAGGCCGCCGCCCCGGTCCGGTTGGAGTGGTTGGCCGCCCACCGCGACCACTCGGTGTTCAGCAGCGCGGCCGACCTCGACTACGACACGCTCATCGAGGGCGAGTTGGACGCGCTGACCCGGGCCCGGTTCGCGGCCACGATGGCCGATCTCGGCCTGGACCTGGCCGACTATCACCTGATCCCGGCGCACCCGTGGCAGTGGTGGAACAAGCTGGCGGTCACCTTCGCCGGGGAGTTGGCCGAGCGCCGGCTGGTGCACCTGGGCCCCGGGCCGGACGTGTACCTCGCCCAGCAGTCCATCCGCACCTTCTTCAACGTCAGCGAGCCGCGCCGGCACTACGTGAAGACCGCGTTGTCGGTGCTGAACATGGGCTTCATGCGCGGGCTGTCGGCCGCGTACATGGCGGCCACCCCCGCGATCAACGACTGGCTGGCCGACCTGATCGCCGGCGACGAGGTGCTGACCGGCACCGGCCTGACGGTGATCCGCGAGCGGGCCGCCGTCGGTTACCGGCACCGGCGGTACGAGGCCGCGACCGACCGCACCTCCCCGTACCGCAAGATGCTGGCCGCCCTGTGGCGGGAGAGCCCGGTGCCCGACCTGGGCCCAGGGCGTCGACTGTCCACCATGGCCGCGCTGTTGCACGTCGACGCTGACGGCGAGTCGCTGGCGGCGGCGCTGATCGCCCGGTCCGGGCTGACCCCCGAGGCGTGGCTGCGCCGCTACCTGGACGCGTACCTCACCCCGTTGCTGCACAGCTTCTACGCCTACGACCTGGCGTTCATGCCGCACGGCGAGAACGTCATCCTCGTCCTCGACGAGTCGGACACCGTCGAGCGGGTGATCTTCAAGGACATCGCCGAGGAGATCGCGGTGATGAGCGCCGACGTCGAGTTGCCGGAGGCGGTCGAGCGGATCCGGGTCGAGGTGCCCGACGACACCAAGCTGCTGACCATCTTCACCGACGTGGTGGACTGCTTCCTGCGCCACCTCAACGCGGTCCTGGTCGAGGCCGGCGTGATCGGCGCGGACGACCTGTGGCGAATGGCGGCGGCCTGCGCCGCCGACTACTTCGACCGGGTGCCGCACCTGGCCGAGCGGGTCCGGCACTACGACCTGTTCGCCCCGGAGTTCACGCTGTCCTGCCTCAACCGGCTCCAGTTGCGGAACAACCAGCAGATGGTGGACCTGGCCGACCCCTCGGCGGCGCTCCAGTTCGTCGGCACCCTCACCAACCCGTTGGCCGCGCACGCCCCGGCGCGCTGA
- a CDS encoding MFS transporter, translating to MSTPTAADDRRVPLWRDRAFGTYWIAQSLSAAGDSFAYLAVPLLVLQATGSVARMGLLTAVAGAASVVAGIFGGVLVDRYDRRTLMIVADLIRLALYAVVPLAWLAGPQVWLLFVVLPVCEAAGMVFQVAAVTAVRNLVDRDRITEANGRLQATFAAAAVLGPLLAGVVAARFGPATAIAVNAASFALSAAGLWLIRLRPADAAPAPRERPVAEFLAGARFLWRQPVLRALTVLLSVFIFLTYGFTDVLIYHVTHDLGGSEGTVGAVLGLAALGTVAGALLVAPLRRRRGFGATWIGAHAVCGVAVAGVGIATSVPAVTALTGVYLCCLSVGGICSMSLRQEITPDHLLGRVTSAFWSTHYALGPAGAVVLTWAAARFGVAAVTLAAGAGCLLVAVAGLVTPIRRAGAQPPGPPAPAVVGQVGQPPASQSSTA from the coding sequence ATGAGTACGCCGACCGCCGCCGACGACCGGCGCGTCCCGCTGTGGCGGGACCGTGCCTTCGGCACGTACTGGATCGCGCAGTCGCTCTCGGCGGCCGGCGACTCCTTCGCCTATCTCGCGGTGCCGCTGCTGGTGCTCCAGGCGACCGGCTCGGTGGCGCGGATGGGCCTGCTCACCGCCGTGGCCGGCGCGGCGTCCGTCGTCGCCGGGATCTTCGGTGGGGTGCTCGTCGACAGGTACGACCGCCGAACGTTGATGATCGTGGCGGACCTGATCCGGCTGGCGCTCTACGCGGTGGTGCCGTTGGCCTGGCTCGCCGGCCCGCAGGTGTGGCTGCTCTTCGTCGTGCTGCCGGTCTGCGAGGCGGCCGGCATGGTCTTCCAGGTCGCCGCGGTGACCGCCGTGCGCAACCTCGTCGACCGGGACCGGATCACCGAGGCCAACGGCCGGTTGCAGGCCACCTTCGCGGCGGCGGCCGTCCTCGGGCCACTGCTCGCCGGGGTGGTGGCGGCCCGCTTCGGCCCGGCGACCGCCATCGCTGTCAACGCGGCGAGCTTCGCGCTCTCCGCCGCCGGGCTGTGGCTGATCCGGCTGCGACCGGCCGATGCCGCCCCGGCGCCCCGGGAGCGCCCGGTGGCCGAGTTCCTCGCCGGGGCGCGGTTCCTGTGGCGACAGCCCGTGCTGCGCGCGCTGACCGTGCTGTTGTCGGTCTTCATCTTCCTCACCTACGGCTTCACCGACGTGCTGATCTACCACGTCACCCACGATCTCGGGGGCTCCGAGGGCACCGTCGGCGCCGTCCTCGGCCTGGCGGCGCTGGGCACCGTCGCCGGCGCGCTGCTGGTGGCCCCGCTGCGCCGACGACGCGGATTCGGGGCGACCTGGATCGGCGCCCACGCCGTCTGCGGTGTCGCGGTGGCCGGCGTCGGCATCGCCACGAGCGTGCCGGCGGTCACCGCGCTGACCGGTGTGTACCTCTGCTGCCTCAGCGTCGGCGGGATCTGCTCGATGTCACTGCGCCAGGAGATCACCCCCGACCACCTGCTCGGCCGGGTCACGTCCGCGTTCTGGAGCACGCACTACGCGCTCGGTCCGGCCGGCGCTGTCGTGCTGACCTGGGCCGCCGCCCGGTTCGGGGTGGCCGCCGTCACGCTGGCGGCCGGAGCGGGGTGCCTGCTGGTCGCCGTCGCCGGCCTCGTCACCCCGATCCGCCGCGCCGGCGCGCAGCCGCCCGGTCCGCCCGCCCCGGCGGTGGTGGGTCAGGTTGGTCAGCCACCGGCGAGCCAGTCCTCGACGGCTTGA
- a CDS encoding SidA/IucD/PvdA family monooxygenase: protein MSTHDFIAIGLGPYNLGLACLTAPIDELDGVFLEARPSLAWHPGMLLESARLQTPFIADLVSLADPTSPYSFLNYLKEIGRLYPFYIRESFYPLRSEYDAYCRWAAAKLPNLRFGQTVTAVEYDAADDRYVVRASTGAGETVAYRARRLVLGTGTPPHLPDAVAQLPGDAVHNSRYLEHRTALRTKRSITVVGSGQSAAEIYHDLLGDIDRYGYQLTWVTRSPRFFPLEYTKLTLEMTSPDYVDYFHALPEATRYRLESAQKGLFKGINSDLINEIYDTLYALSVNGPVNTRLLTNTELVSADHRDGEYTLGLRQVEQERDVTLRTEGLVLATGYRYRVPAFLDGVRDRIRWDAHGRFDVARNYSIDHGGRGIFLQNAGTHTHSITSPDLGMGAYRNSWIIAELLGREHYPIEKSITFQEFGVPS, encoded by the coding sequence ATGTCCACCCACGACTTCATCGCCATCGGACTGGGCCCGTACAACCTGGGTCTGGCCTGTCTGACCGCGCCGATCGACGAGCTGGACGGGGTGTTCCTGGAGGCCCGGCCGAGTCTCGCCTGGCACCCCGGCATGCTGCTGGAGTCGGCCCGGTTGCAGACCCCGTTCATCGCCGACCTGGTCAGCCTCGCCGACCCGACGTCGCCGTACTCGTTCCTCAACTACCTCAAGGAGATCGGCCGGCTCTACCCGTTCTACATCCGGGAGAGCTTCTACCCGCTGCGCAGCGAGTACGACGCGTACTGCCGGTGGGCGGCGGCGAAGCTGCCGAACCTGCGCTTCGGCCAGACGGTGACCGCCGTCGAGTACGACGCCGCCGACGACCGGTACGTGGTGCGGGCCAGCACCGGCGCGGGGGAGACGGTGGCGTACCGGGCCCGGCGCCTGGTGCTCGGCACCGGCACCCCGCCGCACCTGCCGGACGCCGTCGCCCAGCTGCCCGGCGACGCCGTGCACAACTCGCGCTACCTGGAGCACCGCACGGCGCTGCGGACCAAGCGCAGCATCACAGTGGTCGGCAGCGGGCAGAGCGCCGCCGAGATCTACCACGACCTGCTCGGCGACATCGACCGGTACGGCTACCAGCTCACCTGGGTGACCCGGTCGCCACGGTTCTTCCCGCTCGAATACACCAAGCTGACGCTGGAGATGACCTCACCGGACTACGTGGACTACTTCCACGCGTTGCCCGAGGCGACCCGCTACCGGCTGGAGTCCGCGCAGAAGGGCCTGTTCAAGGGGATCAACTCCGACCTGATCAACGAGATCTACGACACGCTCTACGCGCTCAGCGTCAACGGGCCGGTGAACACCCGCCTGCTCACCAACACCGAGCTGGTCAGCGCCGACCACCGGGACGGGGAGTACACGCTGGGGTTGCGGCAGGTCGAGCAGGAGCGCGACGTCACGTTGCGGACCGAGGGCCTGGTCCTCGCCACCGGTTACCGCTACCGGGTGCCGGCGTTCCTCGACGGGGTGCGCGACCGGATCCGCTGGGACGCGCACGGCCGCTTCGACGTGGCCCGCAACTACAGCATCGACCACGGCGGCCGGGGCATCTTCCTGCAGAACGCGGGCACCCACACGCACAGCATCACCTCACCGGACCTGGGCATGGGCGCGTACCGCAACTCCTGGATCATCGCCGAACTCCTCGGCCGCGAGCACTACCCGATCGAGAAGAGCATCACCTTCCAGGAGTTCGGGGTCCCGTCGTGA
- a CDS encoding LacI family DNA-binding transcriptional regulator, which translates to MATLSDVARRAGVSPATASRVINGSSKPVTDELRERVLAAVAELQYVPNAHAQLLARSHRSAVGVIVHDVSDPYFAEITRGLQRVATDQGRLLMICNSYRDPDRELEYVELLRGHQVAALILAGSGYHDEAFTRQLNEKLAAYGATGGRVAVIGRHEHSGDAVMPDNRTGGYLAGRELCGLGHRAIGVVAGPRILTTTTDRLAGLRQALAEQGRELPERRIRYAEFDRDGGAEATARLLDADPELTAIVALNDSMAIGALATLRTRSLAVPGQVSVVGFDDMPIARDVTPALTTVRLPLVEMGVRAMSLVLGAEAPVPRVEVLPAELVRRDTAGPVAPTARAGATPRPRRGKATA; encoded by the coding sequence ATGGCGACCCTGTCCGATGTGGCCCGCCGCGCGGGCGTCTCACCCGCCACCGCCTCCCGGGTCATCAACGGCAGCAGCAAGCCGGTCACCGACGAGCTGCGCGAGCGGGTGCTCGCGGCCGTCGCCGAGTTGCAGTACGTGCCGAACGCCCACGCCCAACTGCTGGCCCGCTCGCACCGCAGCGCCGTCGGCGTGATCGTGCACGACGTCTCCGACCCCTACTTCGCCGAGATCACCCGAGGGCTGCAACGGGTCGCCACCGACCAGGGCCGGCTGCTGATGATCTGCAACAGCTACCGGGACCCGGACCGCGAGCTGGAGTACGTCGAGCTGCTGCGCGGCCACCAGGTGGCGGCGCTGATCCTGGCCGGCTCCGGCTACCACGACGAGGCGTTCACCAGGCAGCTCAACGAGAAGCTCGCCGCGTACGGGGCCACCGGTGGCCGGGTGGCGGTGATTGGCCGACACGAGCACTCCGGCGACGCGGTGATGCCGGACAACCGCACCGGCGGCTACCTCGCCGGGCGCGAGCTGTGCGGGCTGGGGCACCGGGCCATCGGGGTGGTAGCCGGCCCGCGCATCCTGACCACCACCACCGACCGGTTGGCCGGGCTCCGGCAGGCGCTCGCCGAGCAGGGTCGCGAGCTGCCCGAGCGACGCATCCGGTACGCGGAGTTCGACCGCGACGGCGGCGCGGAGGCGACCGCCCGACTGCTCGACGCCGACCCGGAGCTGACCGCGATCGTGGCGCTCAACGACTCGATGGCCATCGGCGCGCTGGCCACGTTGCGCACGCGGTCGCTCGCGGTGCCGGGGCAGGTCTCGGTGGTGGGCTTCGACGACATGCCGATCGCCCGGGACGTCACCCCGGCGCTGACCACGGTGCGGCTGCCGCTCGTCGAGATGGGCGTGCGGGCGATGTCGCTGGTGCTCGGCGCGGAGGCCCCGGTGCCCCGGGTCGAGGTGCTCCCCGCCGAGCTGGTCCGGCGCGACACCGCCGGGCCGGTAGCGCCCACCGCCCGTGCCGGCGCGACGCCACGCCCACGAAGGGGGAAGGCGACCGCGTGA
- a CDS encoding GNAT family N-acetyltransferase, whose amino-acid sequence MLIRKFVDRDWPQVRPIIEEVIRAQETFTYDPAMTAEQSYAVWVEAAPGRTVVAVAGERVLGTAKMGVNRPGPGAHVATASFMVAADARGRGVGTALCRDAVTWAREQGYAGMQFNAVAESNSSAVRLYRREGFTVIGTVPGAFRHPTLGRVGLHVMYQEF is encoded by the coding sequence GTGCTGATTCGGAAGTTCGTCGACCGGGACTGGCCGCAGGTACGGCCGATCATCGAGGAGGTGATCCGGGCCCAGGAGACCTTCACCTACGACCCGGCGATGACCGCCGAGCAGTCGTACGCCGTCTGGGTCGAGGCGGCGCCGGGCCGGACCGTCGTGGCGGTGGCGGGCGAGCGGGTGCTCGGCACCGCGAAGATGGGCGTCAACCGGCCGGGCCCGGGGGCGCACGTCGCCACGGCGAGCTTCATGGTCGCCGCGGACGCCCGGGGCCGGGGCGTCGGCACCGCGCTGTGCCGCGACGCCGTGACCTGGGCCCGCGAGCAGGGGTACGCGGGCATGCAGTTCAACGCCGTCGCGGAGAGCAACAGCTCAGCGGTGCGGTTGTACCGGCGGGAGGGCTTCACGGTGATCGGCACGGTGCCGGGCGCGTTCCGGCACCCGACGCTGGGCCGGGTCGGCCTGCACGTCATGTACCAGGAGTTCTGA